In Prionailurus viverrinus isolate Anna chromosome D1, UM_Priviv_1.0, whole genome shotgun sequence, the DNA window aaatatttaataaggatcttgttatgggctgaattgtgttccccggtgcctccgcccccaccccccccattgTGTAGCAGTCTGCTTGCAGTAGGCTCCTTCCTTccacagactgtgagctccttgaagatGAGTATGTTGCCTTTGAATCTCCATTGCCTGGCACTGGGGCTGGAACATAGAAGATGTTCAATTATTATTTATAGAATCAACAGAAGAATGGCTGAGTGACTTTGCTATGAAAAGCTCACTTAACGATAAATTCAAGATTACAAGTGGTTAGGTTAATTGCAAAGTTCCGTTAAATGGCAATTATGAAAAAGGATACACttggataaatattttatttttacttagaaCTCATTCaccaaaaatgaaggagaaagaaggactTCCCTTTGAATGCGGATTAGCAAATAGAGTTCTACTCTGTCTTTCTTGCAGAAAGCACATCCGTTAAGCATTGTTTGTGATTTGCAGTTGGATTTATTAAAATGCGGAGCATAACATCATATGTACAGCATTCTGCATGAGGATATTTTTGAATATTGGTCGATTTTTTCAATCTAGTATAGTTGTCAGGATAATTCAATAACAATAattttgagactggctttttttgcccttttaaacattcataattttcattaaaattataattctcCTTTTATTCTCTTATTACATTGATTCGCATTTCATTTGGTTTAGGTAATTACATAAACAAGTCCAACTGGCACAGATGGGATTAGAAACAGACCCAATTGGTTCTTGTGATGCAGGTTAAGTCAGCGCTCTAGGGTCCAGGCGCAATAGAGAATCAGCGAATGGCCCCGAGGGCTCAGCGTTTATTGGACATCAATCAATATATGTTCAAAGTAGAATGAACAGGATTGGTTAAAAAGATAGAGTCTACCAGCCAGGGACCTATTTAAAAGGTGTTTGCTCTACACAGAAACAGCACAGTGCTTGACCAGGTAGGCTTAAATAAAGTTTGTTGGATTCATGCACAAAGGAACAGTTGTGGATGTCAGCTCCCGCGGGTGCCAAGAGGGACTttcaaatcttttccttctccctgaagGAAACACGTGGATATCCTGCTTGACCCACCCCAAGGTGAAGCTACAAGGACAATCATCGTTAGCTTTGGGAGGAAGGAGCTCGGGAGCAAACGCTTTCCTTCCCTCGTTCTTTGCGCCCCCAGAGGCAGCAAACAGATCTGCAACGAAAGGGCACAGCCTTCCTCAGACCAAGGGACTCCAGAGGACACTTTCTCTTGGGCCGGGGGATGCTTGCGCTACCGTGGTGCCTGGCTACACAGCCGGTCTTTTCAGGAAGCCGGACGATACCATGATTTTCAGGTAGGAGCTGCTTGAGAAAGATAATCTGAACCGCTTCAAAATTGCAGGACAAGTCCCATGCACTGGGCATTCAAAGACATGCTATCTGTTCTTGCAGACTTCACGGCGTGGCGGAGGAGGAGGCATACAGATGAATCATTACGGCAAATGTAAGGGCGATAAGAGAGACATATCAGGGCCCAGCAGGTTCAGTGTGGGTGGCAGTGGCTAACTAAGCTTAAGCATCCAGGAACTCTGTCTCCTCGTAGCCACCGTGAAGAGGAATGTCCCTGACATCAAAAGTCCCAGTTGCCCAGGTGAAACCCAGCAGTCTTTGATTCACACACTAGATTGAATTTTTCTACAGACCTCCTCATGATGTACGTATTCAGCCAAAGCTGTGGGACTGATGCAATCACAGACTCCCAGGGCTGACTCTCACAGGAACCCTCAGTCTAAGCCGGTGGCATCACATCAAAGTATCGTGTCTGGTGCATAGGCTACAACCgtctcttcctgcctcctcccacgACCCGGCACTCCAGCTGAGCCAAACCTACAGCCAAGCCCTCCTACGGCATTTGGAAATCAGGAGATACACACAGGATGTAGAAACGGCAGCGGGCTGGACAGAGATGAGCTTTGGATCTGGAGTCAAGGAACCAGGGTTCTCCGTGCCGAACCGCGTTACCGCCATGACTGATGTATTTGggtggaaaaatagaaaactgtCGTTGGCTTCATTCTCATAGCTACCTTGTGCTGTCTCCTGAGTACTCGAGTTCATTTGTTAGCTCCTCTCTCGGAAGGGAAGGCAAGTCTGGGGGCAGCCTCACCATCTGTGAGGAGCAGACAGCCTGTTGTGCTGTCACACCATCTCATGGTGGCCCCTTCCTGTCTGCCGAGTTCTGTGAGGGCCGAGTAAACCGCTGGCAGAGAACAGTCCAGCATTCTGTACGGAGTCTAAGTTTTTATCAATACAACTGACACGACTAGGGAAGGATCAGATGTTTGCAGTCCTGCCCTTTGTGGGAACTGGCCATGAAACTGACAGAGTCACAGCCAGAACAATCGGTACAAAATCTTGAGGCTTACACAGTGTTCCCAAACCTAATATCTGCAAGCTAATAATAAGTGATTCCCAAGataatttttatcttgaaatcGATGCAGGTTGCAATGGCCAAATTAGAACTGGTGCAACATATTTCTAGGCTCTACACTGGTTGAGGCCAGAGCTGAATAGCCATTCACCAATTCTCAAGAGCAAAGGCCATGGTTTTCTTTATTGGAACCTAATTCCGGCTTGTCATCGTGCCCTGGACAAATGCCGCCGGAGGACTTTTGATAAACTGAATTACCTGAACTGTTTTTATGCAGGTAGAGAGTATGCCTCAAAGGACATCGTTTTCCTCAAACCCGGAAAACCCaatgaagttaaaaatagcaGAACTTTCTTATTCAATCTTTCTGACTGCAGAATGCCCCCGGTCATAGGATCAAATGTGAGTCTTAGGAGAACATAGCCTGAGGGAAAAATAAGGGATCTTCTTTTCCTATACTATCAGATGGAAAACAATTATGAACAAgggttttatggtttttggttaGTGATCCTTTCCATTGCAGtgaaaattggcaaaaaaaaaaaaaaaggatttgataaGAAAGATTCAGAAGATTAACGCTTTCTCTTGGAAAAACTAGAAGAGCCAGATTAAAAACAATCAATTTGAAGGCTTTGGGGATTCACTGAGGCATTTCAGAGGCTCGAGGTTGAGAGAAGAGTGAATACTCGCCAAGTCTGACAGGGCAGTGTCGACTCTCAAAGTCATTTCTGACCGACCAGGGCAGAGACTTCATCGCTGACCCCAATGTACTCCCAGGGGCACCCTCCACTGGTGTCCCTGGGAACACAAACGAGActtgagcacccactgtgtgctcACTGATTCTCAGAGCCACCCTGCTACCTGGGAATTACTGTCCCTGTGTTACAGAGTAGGAAAACAGAGGCTTGCAGAAATTAAGAAACTTACTGAAGGTTGCACATCTTTGGAGTCCTGGAAGCTGAGTTCAAACCTGGTCCTCTCCAGCTTTAAAGCCTAGGCTCTCTCTCCTGCAACACAGACCTTCTACTGACATGGGAATGTTCTGTGATCCAAACATCCTCACTGACTGTCCTAGAACATGACATGTCCCCAGGAGGCAGATATGTCTGGACAGGCTGTGTGGGATGACAGACAACAGGACTCTGGGCCAGCATTACTTCTGCTCTGGGACAAGGGCTTCTGCTCAGGGTCAGGAAGTCAGAAGTCTTAAGCATGAACAAGGGAAAAATCTCAGTGAGTGTAGAGAGGTCCACCCACCAAGGAAAGAGGAGATCATGATTTAGGGTCATGAAGGGAATGTGACTTCTTACCATGACATGGTGAGGATGCCTTAGGCTGTTGGGCCAGAAATAGCTCAATGTGTCAGCTTTATGAGGACAGGAAAGGGTTTAACTCTTGTCCATTGCTGTGTCCCCAAGGCCTAACTCTGTGTGGGTGACACAGTGGATAGTCAAGAAATTTTTAATTGACAAAGGaataatgaatgaaggaatgaatgaatgaatgaggagccTAAGGGTAGTGGAAAATTTAGGTTCAGTGTAACATACAAAATTCTTAATGGAATTCATTACCCAGAGACACACACATAAGGAAACGAAGAAAACTTCATTTCTCAGTATTCCTTCTGTGGAAAGTTCTGGTGTGTGTTAAAGAATTCCTAATGCCTGCACAAATAACTAGCGATGGCCACCGTGAGGTCCCCAACCCAGGGAGGGTCAGCATATGGCTTGAGTGAGCAACCAGAAGAACTAAGCACGTAATTTAGGGAGAGGATTCAGAGCTTAACTGAATTTCTCTGCATTttagaggaagaggaagcaaggctaggagaagagagagacagcactggATCTGGATAGAGGTAGCTGAGACATAGAAATACAGAAGGGATTATGAAGTGATTTTTCTATGAGATGTATTGTATAAACCCCACCTATTTTCCCTGCATGTGATTCTGAGCATTCTTTGCAgattaaaacatttgtttaagagaatggggaggggggcgctAAAAAGCGTGTATTCCCACTTTATGAAGGGCTTTGACTGAAAAGAGAGATGCTCTTGCAGATTCCAGGTGAAAAATAAGGACCAACTTACTGGAAGATGAACTGTAGCAGCTGATTGAGTCCTTACTGTTATTACCTTTTCAATCTTCTACGTAGTCAAGTGAGGCAAAGACTAATATTATTCCCATCTCGCGTGTGACGAAACAGAAGCACAAGGGGGTTGAGTGATATGCTCCAGGTCTCAGGCCAAAAGTGGtagagcctggatttgaatctctAGCAGGGAGGAGCTTAGCATGTCTGGCTCGTCATTGCCTCTATTTCCCTTGCTGCTATGACCCATAGCTTAGAAATTTCTGCTCAGCCCTGCCTGTAGGTAGGTCACAGATTTGCAAAAACTGCTCTTTACCCAAAAGCTACCTCCCCCAAAGAGATAAGGAAATAGCCAGAGTGGTCACCATCCCAATTCCTCAAGATTGAGGAATGGCCATAACTCAAGGGAGAATTGAAACTGTGACCCATAAAGTTATGAGGTTGAAAGCAGAGAgtttaaaacttgtttttcagAGAACTGCTTCCCGCCAATCAGCTATTTTGTCTTTTGAGACCCCCACTAACAAACCCACTGGCACCTGGGCTCAAGGTCAATTGATATGGTTCCAGCCCGGGAACAAGCAAGGCCCTGCATTCCTTAGCCCAAGACTCCATCCCGTTTATACCAGCTCTCAGGACATGCCCCTAGCCCCTTCCCCTTGTCCTAAGATAACCTCCTGAGGTCAGGGACCGAATTTTGCCTCTTGCTGATGTTGTCTCTACCCCAAAGTGAACATGGGATAGATGTTACACAGCGTTTGCTCAATGTACACGCTCCACCTTTCCTCATGAATAAGTTTTCCCACCCTTTTTTCATCCATACGTAGGTAATCTCCTACTCTGAATTTCCCCTTTAAAAACCCCACAGCTAGTGGGTTCCAGTtttgcgtcaggctttgtgctgacagctcagagcctggagcctgtttcggattctgtgtgtccctctctctctgcccctcccctgcttgctcacattctctctctctctcaaaaagaaataaacagtaaaaaaaaaaaaaaaaaaaaaaaaaaaaaagattctctccctctgtccctcccttgcttgtgtgctctctctctctcaaaaaacccccaaaaaacaaaacaaacagttaCAAATACTGTGTACTccgatctttaaaaaaaaaacaacattgcaTTTGATTCTCAAGGCATCTATGATGATAATGAGAGATTATTCCGGAGAAGTGACACCAGATACGGAGATGCAAACAGTGAAACAAACATACTGAGGAGATACAATGAGAAACTGACCGACTCGCATAGAGACACGAAGTCCCAGGAAACATCAACTGGGAGGAGGCCATAAGAAGAGACGGATTTTCCCCATTTGCCATCACATCTCATTTCCATCTTCTCTACCCGCCTCTCTGTCCTTATCGTCCTCATCAACgggctccctctgtctctggctcctGGTTGCTTTCAgcgaaagggagacacagacaggagCTGGAGGGCGCGAGGAGGGCGGCTGGGGGTTTGTGactttctggctctctctgtccaccAGGCTGCAGTTTGGCAATGGAGGTGTTACTCTTCCTGAGGACTTAGAGCCCGTCTGGTGGCCCTTTCCTACAGGCACAGCTACAACTACCCCTACCGCCACAGCCCTCCTGGGTTCTGGTAACTTCTCCTGTCTTTTAAGCCTCGTCATAGTAAGGCTCCTGCCATTACTTTCAATTGGGGGTATCGGTCACCATCCCATGTAATTTCCTCTAAATCTGCCCATATTGATAAAGTGTCCCTTAATTAAACTCTTCTGAATTATCCCATTTTAGGCCATCTGTTTTCTGCTGGCATCCTGAGAGATACTGAAAGGAAAATAAGTTTCAAAAAGCAAGTAAAACAGATGACTAGGTTATTCACAGCACTTTAGCTTTGGGATGCGTGCGTGTTCCCAATCTTGCTCCCTAAATTAAGGAAAGCAACAGATTTCTCACCATGACAGCACAATCTGAATGGTAGGGAAGGAGGCGAGAATGGGACAAGGGTCTACCGAGGGGAACAATGTGGATTAGCAATTCGGACTTCCACGGTCAAAGCTGCCAGCCCTGAGAGTGGCCAGAAGGTGCCAGAAGGTGCTTCATGCCTCCTGTCTCTTCCTGCTGGAGCCCCTGTGGCTCCCCGAATACTGCTCTTCCAGATCAGGTACATATGTgagcaagaagaggaaaaagcCAACAGTGGCTCTGGAAAGAAATACTTGATGAAGGCGCCTTTCCTCCATTCTTTTGGCTGGAGGTGACAAGCTGCCCTGTACTGTCCTGTGATTGACTGTCGCCACAGGACGTTTCTTTGCCCTGGGGAGGTCCTGGCAGCAACGGTGGCGGTGGTTAAGCCTGGTGCGGGAGCAAGGCTTATCAAGATGCTGGACGGCCCCTGTGACCTCCTGTGCGGGGATCTGCTGGCACGTGAGAGTGTGGGGTTCTCTGAGTCGTGACCCCTCACGAGATGTTTCTCACCATTTGAGTTGagtctgctcccctctctctcaacctctgcTTATCCCCACCCTGTCTGCTGCCCATGCCTGCAGAGGAGTGGTGTTCTGTAGCCTCTGGCTGCCAGCTGTGTGGGTAGGGAGCCATGCCAAGCAATGTGAGGCTGCGCTGGGAGGCTTTATAGCTAAGAATAAAGACACCCTCCTTACTTGTCATTCAAGGCCTCCATGGCCTGCCCCAGGCTCTTTCATTGTCCTAGGAGTAATGCACGCAggtttacattttctttgcaaTTGACATAGAAGTGGACCAAGTAAATAGTAAGTCTTCCCGAGCCCTCTCCTTCAGAAGCAATaacttgtttcagttttgtttctagACTCTTTTCAGTCATAGATTTGAtctggggtttgtttttgtttttgtgtttttagattctaatgtttatttatttttgagagagggagggagagaatgagccaggatgggggggcagagagagagggagacacagaatccgaagcaggctccaggctctgagctgtttgcatAGAgcagatatggggcttgaactcacgaactgcgagatcacaacctgagcccaagtcagacacttaacccactgagccacccaggtgtcccagttatAGATTTGATTTGTAAAGTATTACTTCTGTCTTCTAACCTGTCAGTATTAACAATAGGATCAACCGATTCCTTATATAAGATGTAAAGAATTCAGGATATGGCTGAGGATTTGGAATTAGAAGgctgggaatttaaaataactgtgatgAATAGGTTAAGGAATCTAGCGGACAGAGTGGACAAAAAGCAAGTGCAGATGAAGACTATAAGGAGGaggaaatgctaaaaataaaaacgttataACATaagtgaagaatgcctttgaCTGGACTAGCTATAGCTTTTCAAAGAATCCGTGGGCCtcacaatatggatggaactagagtgtattatgctaagcgaaataagtcactcagagaaagataaatatcatatgatctctctcatatgtggaatttaagaaacaaaacagatgaacataagggacgggaaggaaaaataagataaaaacagagagggaggcaaaccataagagactcttaaatacagagaacaaactgagggttgacagagatgggggtggggtagagaaaatgggtgatgggcattaaggagagcatttgtcgggatgagcactgggtgttatgcgtaagtgatgaatcactaaactctacccttgaaacaaataaataaacaaataaaactccaGAAAGAACCAGTGAGCCTCAAGATAAGTTAATAGGAACGTCCtaaactgaaaatcaaagagaaagactgaaaaaaaaaagggaacagaatGGTCAAGAGCTGTAGGATGATTGCAAGAggtaaaaaatacatagaataggaatatcaaaagaagagagaaaggaacagaagatatATATGCAGTAATAATGGCGAAGAGCTTTCCAGATTATTTGCGggcaccaaaccacagatccaggtaGCACAGAGAACCCAAACCaggataaataataatagtaataatagctcTTCCCGTAAGTGGCCTGAGATGATATCTGAAAATTGTTAGCTCTTCACCTGACCCGGGAACCCCCACAAAATCATGCCAATCAAGAGGTTTAAGCCTTCACGTTCACTTTAAGAACACACGTGAAACTGCGCAGGCCTTCAAGGGTAGGCGTATCCGAAAAGTCACCACGTCTCTGAAAGATGTCACTTTGCAGAAGCAATGTTACAACGTTACGATGGTGGAGTTGGTAAGTGTGTCCAGGCCAAACAGTGGGGCTGGGCACAGGGTCGGTGGCCCAAAAAGAGTGCTGCATTTTTACTGCACGTGCTTAAAAATGCAGAGAGTAAGGCTGAACTTAAGGGTTTAGGTGTAGATTCTCTGGTCATGGAGCACATCCGGGTGAACAAAGCCCCCCAAGATGCGGCACAGAACTTACAGGGCTCGCGGTCAGATTAACCCACACGTGAGCTCTCCCTGCCACATTGAGATGATCCTTACAGAAAAAGAGCAGAGTGGTCCTAAACCAGAAGAGGAAGttgcacagaagaaaaagatatcaCAGAAGAAACCGGAGAAACTAAAACTTATGGCCTGGGAGTAAATTCTGcataaaatacatgcaaataaaagtcaaaaaagaaacaacaacagacCCTACACCTACATATTCATTTCTGGGGCAGACACACTGCTCTATATGATACTATTATGATAGATGTGTGATAATCTGCATTTGTCAAATCCATTGAGCTATACCACACAGAGGGAACCCtaaagtaaactatggacttcagtttataataatgtatcaatattagtgcatcaattttaataaatgtaccacATTAATGGAAGACATTAGTAATAGGAGAACCTGTGGGCGGGAGgaatggggatggggagagagagtaGACAGGAACCCTCTGTACTTCCTGTGAAAATTTCCCATAAATCTAAAAGCGCTCTACAGtacaaaactatttaaaaataaataggcgaggggtgcctgggtggctcagttggttaagcatccaacttcggctcaggtcatgttctcacagttcgtgggtttgggccctgctttgggctctgtgctgacagctcagagctcagagcttggagcctgcttcagattctgtgtctccctctctctctggtcctcccccgctcacactctccctctctttctgtctccgtctctcaaaaataaataaacattaaaaaaatttaaaaaataaaaatcaataggCAAACCACCAACAGGATGAATATTTATAACGTACCTAACTAAGGAAAGACTCATGCAGCATGTATACAAACTCCTACCAATAAataacagagaaagggaaacacttaATAAAAACGGGCAAAACTTagacacttcaaaaaaaaaatacaagtagccaacaagcacaggaaaagatgccaATTTCACAAGTCactttggaaatgcaaattaaaacacgacgagataccactttatactcattagaatgactaaaattcaAAAGACTGGCAGTGTTTGTGAAGAAGGATCTGGAAAAATTGGCACTTTCAGAcatcgctggtgggaatgtacaatAGCATAACCACTTGAGAAAGGAGCTTGGCATTTCTTCAGAGTCAAGCAGACATCTTTCTGTGACCCAGCGAATTCACTTCAGCTTACTTATCcgagggaaataaaaacatatattcagACAGAGACGTGAATAAGAATGTTCACGGTagctttattcaaaatagccagTGATAGAATACTACATAGATATCTATCCGTATGAAAATAAACCGGTGCACTCACACGATGAGACAGCGCTCAGGTTTAGCAAAAAGACTGCTGATATATGCAATTGCCGTGGCCTGGGTACATCCTAAAAATATTACGCTGAGTGATACAAGATAGGAACAGAAGAGTACATTGAATGATCCTAAGTATGTGAAGCCGAAGATCAGGTACAACCAATCTTTGGTGAtagaaataggaataaaaaaaacaaaaaacaaaaaacaaaaaaagaaataggaataaaGATTGCCTCTGGGGCAGGAGGAGTATGTAACAGGGACATGAGGGAACTTTcagaggtgatgaaaatgtgtTATGTTTCGCTTGGGGATCGAGTCACGTGGGTATACCATTGCCAAAGctcactgaactgtgcacttgtGATCTGTGCAATCACTCTCCCCTGATTGCACctcaattaaaaaagtaaaaaattattaaaagatgcAACATTTGAActtaatatattgtttttatagaACGTGTAACTTTAGAGGTATTTGTAATCAGATTTACACAACTAACGTTGGGAGCTCTGCGGAATAAGAAGTAAATCTGACAAAGATCGTGTTCTCTGAGGACTAGAGAAGAGTCTAGTGTTCTAGACGTTTAGCCACGAAGGACCAGAGAGCTCCCGGGAGGGAGAACCAGGGCGAGAGCACTTGGGTGGGGGTGCAGCGGGAGTGAGAAGGGACCCCTATGAGGTTCCGCAGGAGGGCTTGGGACAGGAAATCATAGCAAGACGACCTGCCTCAAACCTTAAGCATGCTTCAACGTCGATTTATCCAGTTATAAAACTTAACTTTGCTCGCACAGACTGAAAATGGCGAAGGAAAAACTCACGGATGGTGACTCAATTCTAGGAAATGGGTGCTTAGCACAGGCTTGGTTTAAAAATTCGTCATTTATTCGTTCGTTAAGTCTTGGATTCAATAAACATTAAGGTAGGGACATATTCTAGGCCCTACCAAAATCAAAGAAGACTGCTCTCCGAGGCTAGTCTGCtctttaattctttcaattttatggAGACAAGATGCAGGAGGGTGACCACAGAAACTTGCCATGGAATGTTCTTCCAGTCCCTCCCAAGTGCAGCGACCAAACGAATTTAGACCGTCCTGTGCTGCTTTCAGCCTGTGCTGAAGGTGGGGTTCTCCTAAAGGGGACCCCAGAGTTGGTAGAGTTTGGGGTGGAGCGAAGGCCCTGGGGAAGGCAGTCCCTGAGGCGCGACACTCAGTATTTGTTTCACAGGTACCGCTGCAGTCCTCACGAGGGAGGAAATTATCTTAACCGTAAGGCTTATCTTACAACTTTAGGGTTTGAAGGTCAGGGGCCCCAAGGCCGAGAGAAGTGAAGAAAACCTCCCCAACCGATAGGGACAGAGTTGGTTCTCAAAGCCACATTTCTCTGACTGAGGCAGACGCCGAATCAGGGCGCCAGACTGTTTCCCGACATCGCCAGAGTTTCCTGAGGCAGGCGGACTTCGCTTTCATCCCCTCCCGATGCGTCCTGCAGGGCCCTCTGGAGAACCATCCTGAGGGTCTTCCGCTGCCGGGGCCACCGCTGCCTGAAGGAGCCAACAAAGAAGTAAATGATGGGGTTGGCACAGCTGTTGACACAGGACAGGGTGAGCGCAGCCAGATAAAGATACCAGAGGGACTCATCAAAACCCTGCTGAATCCAGAATACGAGAAACCAGTGAATGCCGTAGGGCAGGCCGCAGAAGAGGAAGGCCAACACTGTGAGCCCCACAGTCACATACAGCCTGGTCAGCTGCATCCGCTGGGAGCCCCACAGCAGTCTGGTCAGCAGGGCCAGGCTGGACCCAGAGAGAAGCACAAATAAGAAAATCAGCCAGGCGGCCGTGACGAAATCAAACGCCAGACACAATCCAGGGTCAAAATCCCTAAACAGGAAGCCACAGTACTCCCCTTCCAGGATGCTCAGCAGCAGGGAGAGGGCCCAGAGCAGGCCACACGTCACAGTTGACGTGTGTCTTGGGCGGTGGCAGCGGTACCAGATGGGACAAAGGACCGACAGGCAGCGCTCGGTGCTGATGGCGCTGAGAATGCTCACGCTCGCGATGTAGGCGAAGGTCCACATGGTGGTGAAAAATCTGGGGATGGAAAAGTACACCGAATGGAAGTTGATGAGCGCCTCCAGGGCATATACAAcctgggaggagaggaagaggaagtcaGCTCCTGCCAGGTTGAGGATGTAGACGGAGAAAGCGTTCCTCTGCATGCGGCAGCCCAGCAGCCAGAGCACGGTCACGTTTCCCACCAGCCCGCCCAGGGCAAAGATGAAGGTCAGCAAAGTCACGATCAGGATTTCCACGTTGTTACTTGGAAGATGGTCCTCATCTGTTCCATTCACTGGTGTGAGTGTGCCCTCCCAGGCCGGGGCGGTGGGATCAATGCTCAGAAACCCTCCACTGGTATTCCTGGGAACACAAACAAGacttgagcacctgctgtgtgcccccTGATTCTCAGGGCCAGCCTGCTACATGAGGATTACTGTCTCCATGTTACCGAGGAGGGAAACGGAGGCTTGCAGAAATTAGGATACTTGCTGAAGGCCACGGTGCTCTGAAGTTCTGGAACCTGGATTCAGACCAGTTCTCTCTAACTCTAAAACTGGGCTCTCTCTACCGCAACATGGACCCTCTACTGACATGGGAATATTCTAGGGCTCATGCCAGGTCTGGCGGGGGGAGGCAGGAATTGAAAAGTCTGGACGGGTTATGTGTGATGACAACAGGACTCTGAGCTTGGCATTCTTTCTGCCTGGGACTGAGATTTTCTCTTAAGACAAGGAAGTCAGAAGACTCAGGCATAACCTGTGGACAATCTCAGTGACTGAGCGTGGTCCATCCACCAGAAAGGAGATCGTGATTTAGGGTCATGAAAGGAATGTGACCTTTTTCTATGACAGGCATGAGTATGGCCAAGCCTCTTGGCCAGAAATGGCCCAGTGTGTGAGCTCTATGAGGACaggaaatgcttttctttctgtccattagtgtgtccccagcacccagtTCTGTTGTGGGGGACACAGTGTAGGTCACTCTTACAATGGATTTCTTTCTAGGGCAGCCAAAATCATGAACTTAAAGTACTTCTAAATACCTGTG includes these proteins:
- the MRGPRX2 gene encoding mas-related G-protein coupled receptor member X2, with protein sequence MAGPLCVNHRSDYAAMVFQPRSKRDKRNTSGGFLSIDPTAPAWEGTLTPVNGTDEDHLPSNNVEILIVTLLTFIFALGGLVGNVTVLWLLGCRMQRNAFSVYILNLAGADFLFLSSQVVYALEALINFHSVYFSIPRFFTTMWTFAYIASVSILSAISTERCLSVLCPIWYRCHRPRHTSTVTCGLLWALSLLLSILEGEYCGFLFRDFDPGLCLAFDFVTAAWLIFLFVLLSGSSLALLTRLLWGSQRMQLTRLYVTVGLTVLAFLFCGLPYGIHWFLVFWIQQGFDESLWYLYLAALTLSCVNSCANPIIYFFVGSFRQRWPRQRKTLRMVLQRALQDASGGDESEVRLPQETLAMSGNSLAP